In Rosa rugosa chromosome 4, drRosRugo1.1, whole genome shotgun sequence, the genomic stretch GTGACAATTAATCTAAGCTGTGTAATACTCTTTTTGAGgattttaatttgtttctaATTTTATCATATAGAGTAGCCAAAATTAAGTCCAAATAAAGACGGtgaaaatgtaaaaaaaaaaaatggcaaaaCCCTAAATATATTTACAATCTTGATATTTTTCTCCTGAAATAGAGCTGTAAAGGTACGTGGATTTTGAAGTAAGATATTTCTTTAAGAATCCTACTCCCCTTATATACAGATATTTGTTACACTTTTAAGTTTGTAAAATGATTCAAGGAAAAATATGTGTAGAGAACAAGAGTCGATACTACATATATAACTGCAAGTTTTAGTGAAACTGTACTCACAAGGGAAAAAGAAAGTGCGGAGTTTAAGATATACTGCAGATTTCACATTATTGGTAgcttatatttatataattgGATTGCAAGCTAGGCTAGCTCGGAGGTGAGCAATTTCAGAGCATATCCTTTTCCTAAATCCAATTCATGATCCTCCTTCGCTCCAATGGCAAGCTAGGCGCGACACCACGGTGACTGTTTGAGGAGACGGTTCTTGAAAATAATTTGGACTCAAAGAGCGACAACCCGCATTGTTGAGCAAATCCATATcagaaaaccctagagaataACCGGCCATGGAAGGAGCCGCTCTCTCTTTTTGGATCTTTTGAACGGAAAAAATGGTTTAGCTTGAGTGATGTTGTGACTATAATCCAAGGTCCTTGATTGTTTCGGACGTTGCTTGTGAATCATATCATTGCAATAAGAATATCTCTACGCAATCAATTAAAACTAGGTTTTATACCTTGTATTGTTTTTTAAATTATATCAGTGCAATATGAATACGCTATCTATTAAAACTGAAGCCTATTGTATTGTATATTTAACAAATAAACATAGACCATATCTCACCAAAACCTACCTATACTCCAAACCCAGTCCACAGTTCTTTAACCAATGAAACTAGACCAAATCCTAACCGAACACTATTCCAATTAAGGCTTCAAACACAACCAAATAAAATTGGGCTTATTTGTTTACTAGCTACTAGTTTAATATAGACCATATCTCAACAGACCCCAATGATGAATGTACCTAGCTACAATCTGGAGGCAATATTCTGAAAACCAAAACATTTAATCATTAAAAATTTTAAGCCAAACATAAAGTGATAAAACCCCAATGAACCATGATCTATTTGAATATATGCGCATAATTTTTTTCCTTGCCAAAATGGGAACTTTGTCGGCAAGGATCTTTGTTGCCCTAGTTACTGTGGAGGCCTTTGCATGCCTTTTTATAGTGACGTACACACATTGACCATTTTATGTTTCATCATTATATATGCTTTGAATAATAGAAGGCATACCAAATGTTTAATGAAAGTCATATATTATCATTAAAAATTTAACCCAGCACTTGTTAATCTAATTAGATTTAATTAGCCGGCTTAAGCAGGCTGGCCTGACCTCACCTGCCGGCTTCCTCGTCCCCTTCATTATGTACTACATAGCCCTATATAACTGGAACTTCCATATCACATAAGTTCATTCAGTCATTCCCTTCACACATCACTTAAACCGAAAGAACAACGTAAAAGTTCGTCGAAAGCGATCAATTACCTTTACCTCTAGTCTTGGAGTTCGAAGAAATGAGGCAAGCAGGAAAGTACTCGGGTTTTATGATGTGTGGAGGCATAGCGGGGAGAACCGGACCACACTCGTTGCCGCTTGCGAGGATCAAGAAGATCATGAAGAAGTCCGGCGAGGACGTGAAGATGATATCCGGGGAGGCTCCGATTGTGTTCTCAAAGGCGTGTGAGCTGTTCATAGAGGAGCTCACACGGAGGTCTTGGGCGACCACGCTGCAAGGGAAGAGGAGGACGCTGCACAAAGACGATGTGGCCTCTGCCGTCGTGGCCACTGATATCTTTGATTTTCTTGTCAGTTTGGTTTCGGAGACTGCATCTCATTCTGAAGATGGAACAGTACCGGAGGAAGAGGAAACAGTGGGGTCGTCATAGTTTCTCTATCGCTCAGAATTAGTTATCGTAAGATTGAACCTGTACAAGTACATAGTACTTACATTATTCTAAATATGTATATGTCTTTAATTATATATGCACGTATATTTTTGACTGTTGGAGTTTTGTTGACTCAAAATTGATATATGCACTTACATTATTCTAAATATGTATATGTCTTTAAGTATAACCTAGCTACATCAGTTTCGGTGTAGATTTAATTACAAGACAAGAGTCGAACTCTAGCTAGCTGAGAGTGTGGAGTAAGTAGTCTCGATATTTAGTTTGAACTGTTACTGACATTTCAGAACATTATTCATTTATTCGGTGTCCACTCCGATCCAGAGTTATagtgttcaaacttcaaagtgcAAAATAATTTTCTGAAAGTTTAAATACACCATTAATTAGGGTCAGCGGTATTTTAATTTGGTCATCAGTTCAACTTCCACACTATATTTAAAGAATTGTAGTCTCTACTCTGGAAAACATATCTGGAAGATAATTTCCCAAACCCTTCAAAAACTACGAGAGAAAATTACATATTCATTACCCTGCAGGCTACCCTAGTCTGAACCCTCAATGTATATATGACATATAAGTTCCAAGTGTCTACCAGTActttctagctagctagctaattaattaaaacacattCTACATActactatatatataattgattaGCACCTAATTTAGGCTGAGAAGCAGCTAAAAACAACATTAATATCACTACCGGCTCCATTAGAGACAGTAAAATGATCACTATTCTCCAGCCGCAATGCTTGACCTGCACCTCCCCGAGCTTTTCTCTCCTTAACCTCAATCCTTCTCACGGCAGCAGACTCGCTGCCACCGCCGGTCGAACTCGAACTTTTCCGATTTCCATTCCCAGCAGAAGCCGCCGCCTTTCTTTCAATCCTCCGCCTCAAAACATACTCTTCCGGAATAAACACGTCCATAATTTGATAATTATATTGATGATTTTTGTATTAGTGTAACTAATGCTTATTCCAAATACACCAGATGGTGATATTCTATCTGAAGTTCTGAACCCATATATTTATAGGGGTGGATGAACAGAGACTGAAGGTGATACCGTGGGCTGGGGACCGATGTTTTCGGCGCAAACAAGGGAATTAGGAAGTTCAGTAGTGGAAGAAGTTCAGGTAGTGGAAGAAATGATAAAACCAGGGACAATTGTTTGGTCTCGCGAGAAAGCTGTGGGTTTTTGCGTGCAACGGTTGCATGTTAACGCAAGTGTAAAGCATATGGGTTTCGGTTTCAAAAAACTGACACTGCTGCATCTATGGGATTCTGTGTATCTTGTCTCATTAATtagtttatttgtttgtttaacCAGGCGTAATATATACTTTTTTGAAGTGTTTTTATTATACATGCACTGAACTAGTAATTTTAGCAGATCTGACTTATTGATATTTATAGATGGATTTTTTGCATCAATAGTGTTTGGAGACTTGGGTAACTGACAATATTATATTtaaacttacaaagttatcaaagtaatacccagactcaatttttcatATCTCCATTGTACCCGCGTTCATTTTCAGTCACGGAGTGTCGGAGACTCGGAGCCGTCAACTTTACCACGTGTGACGCACGTGAGTCATaaaataaagataaaaaaattgatttatccTTTATTTGGCATTTTacttattattaataatatattcctatttactttttatttttttaatcattttttctctctctccagctctcgtcttcttcctctgcacTCTCGCCCAGCCCCTCTCCCTTCAACTCCCTCTCTTCAACTTTTTCTTTTGATCTGACCAAAAGTGTTAGTGATGCACAAATGGATCAAACTAGTAAGACTCTGTGGGAGTTGTCAACTTTTGTTGGGCCCGCAATTAAGGCGATTAACTCTGTACGTAGTTAATATGGTGTTGAATTTTagtcatgaatgcggcgattattacGGTAATAAACACGCAATGATTACGATTATGAGTGCGCAATGAATAACCGTCGTAAGTACGCAATTATTAACCGTTATTAGTGCAACAATAATTGTAATCATAAGTGCATAAAAaaatgcagccataaaagcaGAAATAATGGCGGCTTGTCCTCAAAGTAAGTCATCACCTATATAAAGGCGGCCCGACGTCAATGTAAACCATCTCATTCCGACTTGTTTTACTCCACTcaactaagaaacgtactgacttaggcatcagagggttttctgcaAGTACCCCCCCTTCTcttcgagccgacggtcaaactctAGATCAACGCTcgaaggaagcttctcgatcatttcaggtcagctcccgctccagtccgcatttaTTGGTAAGTCAaaatcctctacggaatttttcgtcaccaacaacTGGCGTCGTCTGTGGGAAACagttttccctaaaaagtgatggcgggagctgcaCCTCGAGAAATTTCATTTCTGTCACTAAGGACTGGGAGTGATGGAATACAAGCCCCGAAGTGACAAAAGTCTGGGTAATGTAGACTAGCGTTCTTTCATTTAGtaataatattctgatttttttcttttatatttgaaatatatttgtggtcagtgttgttgaaatgtatgTGTAAGGCTGGTGGCTAGAGTAAATACCCGAGGCCGGTGGCCAAGGAGAATAAAATGTTGTTGATCAGATTCAAAGCGAAATGGGGGCAATTCCATGTCTCATGCTGAAAATGAATCTTCGCCttgaggaaagaatcgaggcggTTAGAGCCCGAGGAAAGATTCGGGGCGGCCATGGCCCCAGGAAAGATTCGGGGTGGCCAGGGCCTGAGGAAAGAATCGGGGCGGCCAGGGCTCAAGGAAAGAATCGGGACggccagggctcgaggaaaTATTCAAGGCAAGATTCAAAATAGCCAGAGAATAGAAATTTCCTCTTAGGACgagtgtccaaagagaaaatttgggggcattgtgggagtggtcaactTTTGCTAGGCCCGCAATTAATTAAGgcgattaactccgtagttaATATGTCGTTGAATTTTagtcatgaatgcggcgattattacGGTAATAAACACGCAATGATTACGATTATGagtgcgcaatgaatgacaGTCGTAAATACGCAATGAATAACCGTCGTAAGTACGCAATTATTAACCGTTATTAGTGCAacaataattgtcatcataagtGCATAAAAaaatgcagccataaaagcaGAAATAATGGCGGCTTGTCCTCAAAGTAAGTCATCACCTATATAAAGGCGGCCCGACGTCAAGGTAAACCATCTCATTCCGACTTGTTTTACTCCACTcaactaagaaacgtactgacttaggcatcagagagttttCTGCAAGTACCCCCCTTCTCCTCGAGCCGACAGTCAAACTCCAGAATCCAGATCAACGCTCGAAGGAAACTTCTCGATCATTctcggtcagctcccgctctaGTCCGCAtttattggtgagtcaaaatcctctacggaatttttcgtcaccaacagaCTCTTTTCTTGCCTCCTCTCTTTCCCAATTTCTGCTTTCAGCTCTTCAATTCTGAAGGAAATCGCTGCCTACAAGGTCATTGAGTCATGCATGATCTTCGGCATCGGCTCCGGTTCCACCATCAAACACGTCGTGGATCGTATCGGCGAGCTTTTGCAACTGGGAAAAGTTCACAACATCATCGGAATCACCGCTCCCGAGAGCACTTAACAACAAGTCATCTCTCTTAGAATCCCATTATCCAACCTCGACCTAATCAAGGGTCGCTGCGGGTACCTCTTGAGAGAGAAAATGGTGGAGGGCGGGTGTTAGAAATTTTTgctgggttcaagaacatgaacaaaTCAATGATTGctaaaattttcttcttttgctttttagttgggttgaagaACATAAATACGATGAATTTATGTGTTCAAGTGTTGCAATCTAGTTGTTTTCTTGTCCTTTGAATCTCGaatatttgtttttgtgtttttgattgatttcaagtTTTTGATCTATTCATTTGGTTTTCTTCTAAATGGCTTCAGTTACTATCTGTAAATTTTTTGGCTTAGAAATCTGGGTTGGCCATTTAGTGTTCATATCCACCCGATTTTGGTGTTGATGATGAGATTGTGAAGCAGATTCTTTGGTCGATATGCGAGGCGTATCATCTCCTTCTTACCTTGGTCTTGAATCGAAAGGCACCCCATGATTTTTGAGGCATTTTCTGAATCCAAGTTTGGGAATGAGTTTGGTCAGTTTTTTTGTCCGAGTGTAGTTATTTTGGAAGGATTTGAGGATTTGATCGAGTTTAAGACTGATATTAGttaaaaagttttttttgccATCCTTCAACAAGTCATATGCATTGCACGTGGTTAAATTTGACGGTTCCATAACGAAAAGTGACTGCAGGTACGACGGATatacgaaaaattgagtctggaTAGTTATgcaagttcgggtatcatattgtcagttaCCCAAGTCTCTAGAtactgttggtgcaaaaaaccctttatagataactttttttttataatttaatAAATGTATTTGGTGTTATCCGGTCATTTATTTATGTTAGTGCAAATGAATGTCGGTGTACTTAGTACTCTCTTATTTGCCATCATGATGATATGATTTATGTGCAAAAGTATAAGATCTCGGTGGATAagtaacaattggtatcagagccaggttgGGCTGAAATTTCACTTGCGTCGGGTCATGTTGGGCCAGCTTGAATAAGGTGTAGTCCAGCACAATATGACTCTGATACCAACTGTTGAACTTACCCAACTGAACCCAATGGGCTACCCACTGGCTGCGAGATTTAAGAGGTACCTGCTGCTGCGAGCACCGAAGTTATAAACTTGTAGTTTTCTTTTCGCCCAGCAATGTGGGTTGCGCTCAGTATATATCCTCCAGCGCTTGCACTGAGCCACGACCTCAGCAGAAAGTCGTAGTGTGATCTTTCTTAACCTGTGCCTTCACAATTTGGTGTTATGACATGCTGTCAGCATCTGATTTCCGCTGTCGAAAACTGGAAATTAATCTTTCTTATTGGAAAAACGGGATATCATAGTTTAATGAGCATAGTTTTGGCCATAATATAAGCCTTCATCTATCACGAACCAACGAAAGTGGTACGTAGAGCCAAGAACCAAGGATCCAATTCCTAGGTTCCTTGAGCTTAAACCCTGGATCATATATGCAATGGGGCTAGCTCTCCTTGTATCATGGACCAGTTTTTGTCATTGCAATTTGCGAAGTTGAAATAGGGAGAACCCAGAACCAGAAAATAGTACGTATCTATGATATAAGTATTAACAAACCTATCGTCGCCAGGCCTTCATCATCACAATTCACAAACAAGAAACCAATGTAGGAAAAACTGACTGCCAAGTTCCAaacacaaaaggcctcggtgaTGGTGGTAAcatatggtatcagagctaggTTAGGCTAGAACCGCCTTGACCAAGGTACATCCTAGCTCAACATAGCCCTGATACCACTTGTTGGAGGCAACACCGATATTGTCCTCAACTTAATCACCTTTCAGGTGTGAGGTTTTTCAAGCCTCGATAACATTAGTGAGGAATTGCTCAATTAtaaattatattattttctGTCATTTTTTCAATGTGGGATTGATTCTCTATTCCATGACCATATAAAACTAACAAAGATTTCTGACCGCTTCTATCGCTtataaattaaaactcaaaGCAAATGTCTACAATTATGTCAAGCAAACGAATAGTAGATTTCAGAACAGAGCCAAAAGGTTTGATATCAGTGTCACATTGATATTTAGTATTTGGGACGAGTTGCAATCCTTCAAACTTCTGATGCATAATTTTCCAGAAAGGAACTGAAGAATATTATCTGTCCTTATTTGAATTAGAAAACTGTCTCAGAAACTAATTATCTTTTGAAGTCTTACAGAGCATACAAGCAACCCTTCAAATTATCACAAACAAGAAACCAAGGTATCAAAATTGGAAGAAATGAAATTTTAAGTTCCTTGAACCGTGAGTTCTATGTATCCAATAGACTAGGTCTCCATTGTGGTATTTAGATTCCTGTTATATGTCATGGATTTCACTACTTGCAAAACAGAGTATTTGTCACTGCAACTCAGAGAGTTACAATACTAGATCAGCCCAAAATAAGTACTAGGTTCAGGATCGCGAAAACATTCATATAGTAAATCATCAACAAGTGGTATCGGAGCTATGTTCGTCCGAACTCCAACCTGAATCAGCAGCATATCCTAGCTCAAGATAGCTAAGGTACCACTTGCTGGGGAATGAAGTAGTCTCTGCAACAATGCAAGGTCTTACGACTAGTAGTTCGTCGGCCTCATATATATACTTGGCATGGTTATGTCAGTTTCTCTCGATGTGGTAGCGGTTTCCATTCAAAACCCAAACTCTACAAAGATCCCTACTATCATCTCCTTTACTTCTGAAGCGGAATGGTTAGAAGTTAGAACACATTGATGAAGCATGTGACAAGGCCCAACCTCAGAGGTAATCAGTAAGGACTGTAAGGAGATTTTGGTATAAAGGTAACTTGTATTGTCAGTTTATGAGGTTGATTCAGAGGTAACTCGTAAGTTTAGGAAATTATTTTGAACATATTATAAAATCTATTAATCATTGTGTCTGCTCATGGACTCATGGTGCTTCATTctccaggaaaaaaaaaaaggactcaTGGTGCGTAActtacaaaagtaaattcaccCCTTTGGTTTTACTCAAAATTTACGTAATTTTTTGTTTCATAGAATCATAGAATGCCAATGACTAATCCTGTCACTGTCCATGGTCGTGAGTGAAAGTGGGCTTAGGAAGCGTCACTTTTTCTTGTACAAAAAGGTTGGGTTGAAGCAATTTATTAGAATTTGACCccctcaaaaaataaaaataaataaataaataaataaaaaagcctTACCAC encodes the following:
- the LOC133744882 gene encoding nuclear transcription factor Y subunit C-9-like; protein product: MRQAGKYSGFMMCGGIAGRTGPHSLPLARIKKIMKKSGEDVKMISGEAPIVFSKACELFIEELTRRSWATTLQGKRRTLHKDDVASAVVATDIFDFLVSLVSETASHSEDGTVPEEEETVGSS